The following are encoded together in the Zingiber officinale cultivar Zhangliang chromosome 8A, Zo_v1.1, whole genome shotgun sequence genome:
- the LOC122010375 gene encoding uncharacterized protein LOC122010375 isoform X2 — translation MAAQVENALGGWPFGLESLTFRLRNMECLQAPTIATNSLNRHSDSFPSYSSSELDTISTKSFFQDHSITLGTLIGMTPVDRNVRFAKSFLHEELEYAAIKSLTCDSAEEHDEEMVSCCVCAPFVENVLPGKNSSR, via the exons GTTGAAAATGCACTTGGTGGTTGGCCTTTCGGACTTGAGAGCTTGACCTTCAGACTGAGGAATATGGAGTGCTTACAAGCTCCCACAATCGCAACAAATTCACTTAACAGACATTCAGATAGTTTTCCCTCCTATTCTTCTTCTGAACTTGATACTATC TCAACAAAATCCTTCTTCCAAGATCATAGCATCACGCTGGGCACTTTAATTGGGATGACTCCAGTAGACAGAAATGTGCGATTTGCAAAATCATTTTTGCATGAGGAATTGGAGTATGCAGCAATCAAAAGCCTAACGTGTGACTCTGCTGAGGAACATGACGAAGAGATGGTATCTTGTTGCGTCTGTGCCCCTTTTGTAGAGAATGTTCTTCCTGGCAAGAACAGCTCAAGATGA